In a single window of the Canis lupus dingo isolate Sandy chromosome 18, ASM325472v2, whole genome shotgun sequence genome:
- the LOC112659430 gene encoding cytochrome c oxidase subunit 8A, mitochondrial gives MSVLVPQLLRGLTGLTRRLPVHRAQIHSKPPREQLGTMDVAVGLTSCFLCFLLPSGWVLSHLESYKKRE, from the exons ATGTCTGTGCTGGTGCCGCAGCTGCTGAGGGGCCTAACAGGCCTCACCCGGCGGCTCCCGGTGCATCGTGCCCAGATCCATTCCAAGCCGCCGCGGGAGCAGCTCGGGACCATG GATGTTGCCGTTGGGCTCACCTCCTGCTTCCTGTGTTTCCTCCTGCCATCGGGCTGGGTCCTGTCACACCTGGAGAGCTACAAGAAGCGGGAGTGA